The sequence CGGAAGACCGGCGAGTTGCGGCGCAACTGGAGGCGGAGCAGCAGCGCGATGCCCGCCGCCTGCTGCGAGAGCGGCGCGCGGGTGCGGGTGCGGGTCACGGCGGGCATCCCGTGGGCGGCGGTCTCCCGCGCGTCGTCCGGGACGCGCGAGGAGGTGCCGCCGCTCGGGTCGGCGGTGTCGCGCACGTCGTCGAGCAGCGCGCGCAGGCGGCGCGCGGCCCGCAGCGGGGGCCCGGAGAGCAGTTCCTCGGTGTCGGGCGTGCGCAGCACGGCCTTCGTCGCCGCCGGTACGCGCACCGGCTGTCCGCGCCGCACCGCGCGGGCGCACGCGTCGAGCACCGTGCCCGCCGCGTAGAGCAGTTCGCGCACCCGCTCGCGCGCGGGCCCCTCGGCGGGGACCCCGAGGCCGGGGTCGGCGAGCGAGGCGAGCACGGGCCTGATGCGCTCGGCGACCCCGCGCGGTCCGCGCAGCTCGACGGGGCGGCGGCGGGCCTGCCCGGGGGTGAGCACGGCGGCCTTGCGGGCCTCCATGAGCGGCTCGGGGTCGAAGTCGGCGACGGGGTCCTGGCGCAGCCTGCGCGCGTAGTCGGCGACGGCGGCGAGCGCGTCGGCGAGGGCGTCGCGGTGCGCGCCCCAGCGCCGGATCGGTACGAGCCAGACGAGCCCGGCCTGCACGAGCCCCCCGGCGGCGATCACCGCCGCGTGCCCGAGCGCGGAGACGACGGAGCCCGGGAGCGTCACGGTCACCATGACGATGGAGACGTTCGAGGCGGCGATGATCCCCGCGGTGGGCCCGGCCGCCCAGGCCATCCCGGCGGCGAAGGCCCACAGCATGAGCAGCGGCACGAAGATCCACAGGTGGACGACGCACACGTACCCGAGGAAGGTGGAGAGGGCGAGGCTGAACCCGGAGGCGAGCGCGAGCAGCGGCCGGGGCCGCCAGGAGCGCTGGAAGGTGGCGACGGCGGCGGAGAACGCGCCGAAGGCGGAGGAGGCGGCGACACCGGGCCCGAAGAGGTCGAGGCTCAGCAGGACGACGAGCGCGAGCCCGGCGGCGCCGCGCAGCGCGACGAGCGGCACGAGGCGCTTGCGTTCCACTTTGAGGCCGGACCGGGAGGTCTCGGCCAGGGCGTTGAGCCAGCTCACGCCTTCACCATACGGACATAAGGGGTGCCCGGTGCGGCTGGCTCAGCGTGCGGGTGAGGCACCCCCGGGGGCTCCGCCCCCGCCCCCGCTCCTCAAACGCCGGAGGGGCTGGTGGTTGAGGTCCGCTCTCGACGCGGCCTCGGTCCCCCGCCGCCACCCCGCCTCGTCGCTGACCCCCCGCACCCGCGCCGCCTTCGTCCTCGGGAACATCCGCTCCGTCGCCTCCGTGACGGCCACGTCCCGCGCCGCGAGGACCGGCAGCACCTCCGGCTCCGCCGACTCCGTCACCGTGGCCTCGGCCGTCTCCTCCAGCCTCGTCCCGACGTGCTCCGCGTACGCGAGCAGGAAGGACTGCCGGAACGTCTTCGTCCGCCGCCGCCCCGCGGCCCTCGTCTCCGCCTCCGCGCGCGTGAGCGCGGTGTGCGCCTGCACGAGGAGCGAGGTGTGCAGCAACTCGACGGCCGCGAGGTCCCCCGCGTCCCCCACGACGGTCGAGAAGCCGTGCTCCTCGTTCCACACCGCCCGGCAGCCGCTCGCGCGGGCAACCGCGTCGAGGAGGATCGCCTGCGCCTCGCCGTACGGCGGCTCGACGCCGATCCGGCAGGCGGCGACGCCCTCGCCGGGCCCGGCGGGCACGCCCGCGAGGCGCGCGGCGTCGATGCGGTGGCGGGTCATGAGTTCCTGCGCCTTCGCGCTGAGCGCCTCGGCCTCCGCCGGGTACGCGGTCGCCTCGGCCTTGGCGAGCAGCGCGCGGACGCGGGTCAGCTCGCGGTCGTCGGTGGGCAGCGGCGCGGTCGGCAGGGAGCCGGGCGGCGGGCCGACGGGCTCGATCGCGGGGACCTTGAAGAGCAGCCGGTACAGCTCGACGGCCTCGACGGCCGCGCTGAAGCGGTCCGGGCGTATGCCCTCGCCGGTGTCCCCGGCGTCGAGGTCCGCGAGCTGGGCCTTCCAGCGGGGGTCGAGGCGCGCGTACCGGCGGGTCTCCTCGCGGACGAGAACGGCGTACCGCAGGCTGTGCGCGGGCCGCAGGTCGCGGCGGACGAGCCGCGCGAGGTCGGCGGGCTCCCAGCCGCGCCGCCAGGCCGCGCCGAGGAGCGCGGTGCCGCGCTCGGTGAGCAGGGCGTGCGCGGTCGTGGCGGGGAGTGCGGCGAGGAGGGAGGCGGCGGTGTCGAGAGAACGATCGGTCTCCTCGGCGAGCGCGGCGCCGAGCGCGTCCCGCGCGGAATCAGCCGCAGGCCGCTCACCCGAAGGGGTGTCGCGGGGGACGCGGCCGTCCTGGTGGCTCTTGCGGGTCTTACCGGTCTCGCGGGGCACTCCCCCATTGTCCACACCCTGTGGACAGCCCGGCGCGGGCGCCCGTTGTCGGACCCCCCTGCAAGACTCGTACACATGAACGATCCCGCTGTCCGCTGGCTGCTCACCTCCGCGGACGCGGAGGGCCCCGGCGTGCGCGTCGCCCCGCTCACCCCCGAGGGCGCGCTCGCCGCACCCCCGGTCGCCGAGCCGGACGCGGCGACGGCGGTGCGCTCGCGCCCCGGCGTGGGCCGCTGGGTCTGGCGCGCGACGCCGCACGTGTACCCGGCGCTGCTCGCCGCCGGGGTCCGCGTCGAGCGGTGCTACGACATCGAGGCGGCCGAGACGCTGCTCCTCGGCCACGAGGGCCGGTACGGGCAGCCCCGCGCGCTCGCCGCCGCGTGGGCGCGCCTGCGCGATGCGCCCGTCCCCGAGGACCCGCCGGGCCCCTCGGCGGAGCCCGACGCGCAGTCGTCCCTCTTCGACCCCCGTCCCGCCCCGCTCCCGCCCGAGGCGGTCGCCGAGGTCTACGCGGAGCAGTTGCGCCGCCACGCGAGGACGGGCCACCCGGGCCGCTTCACGCTCCTCACCGGCACGGAGTCGGCGGCGACGCTCGTCGCGGCCGAGCTGAACGCGACGGGCCTGCCCTGGAGCGCGGAGCGGCACAAGGACCTCCTGCGCGAGCTGCTCGGCGAGCGGTACGCGGGCGGCGGCGAGCCGCGCGGGCTCGCGGAGCTGGCGGAGGAGATCTCGCGCGCGTTCGGCAGGCGCGTCCGCCCCGACCTGCCCGCCGAGGTGCTGCGCGCCTTCGCCGAGGCGGGCGTGAAGCTCACCTCGACGCGGCGCTGGGAGCTGGAGAAGGTCGACCACCCGGCGGTCGCCCCGCTCCTGACGTACAAGAAGCTCTACCGCGTGTGGACGGCGCACGGCTGGAGCTGGCTCGCGGACTGGGTCCGCGAGGGCCGCTTCCGCCCCCGGTACGTGGTGGGCGGCGCGGTCTCCGGGCGGTGGACGACGGCCGGGGGCGGCGCGCTCCAGATCCCGAAGGTGGTGCGCCGCGCGGTCGTCGCGGACCCGGGCTGGCGCCTCGTGGTGGCGGACGCGGCCCAGATGGAGCCGCGCATCCTCGCCGCCGTCGCGGGCGACACGGCGCTCCTGGACGTGGCGGCGAAGGCCGACGACCTCTACGCGGCGGTCTCGGACCGCGCCTTCGCGGGCGACCGCGACCGCGCCAAGATCGCCGTGCTCGGCGCGATCTACGGCCAGACCTCGGGCGACGGCCTGAAGAACCTGGCGGCGCTGCGCCGCCGCTTCCCGAAGGCGGTCGCCTACGTCGACGAGGCGGCCCGCGCCGGCGAGGAGGGCCGCCTGGTGCGCACCTGGCTGGGCCGCACGTGCCCCCCGCTGGGCGGCGAGGTCCAGGAGGAAGCGGGCATCCCCCAGGAGGACGAGCCCGCCCCGTCCCCCTCCGCGTCCCGCGCCCGGGGCCGCTTCACGCGCAACTTCGTCGTCCAGGGCGCGGCGGCGGACTGGACCCTCCTCCTCCTGGCCGCCCTCCGCCGAGAACTCCACACCCGAGAAGCGGAGTTGGTCTTCTTCCAGCACGACGAGGTCATCGTCCACGCCCCCGCGTCGGAGGCGGCCGAGATCCCCGCCCTGATCACGGAAGCGGCCCGCGAGGCCACCCGCGTCTGCTTCGGCGACACCCCCCTCCGCGTCCCCTTCACCACGGCGATCGTGGAGTGCTACGCGGACGCGAAGTGACGCACGAGGACGCGTGGTTGCTGCCACACTCGTGGGGATGACGGGTGACGGGGGTGGACGGTCTTGGTCTTCGCGGAGACGGCGGCGCTGCGGCTGGGGTCGAAGGTGGCGGGCGCGGCGGGCAGGGCGTGGCTGAACCGGGGGCGGCGCACACAGGAACGGGCGCTCACCATGGAGGAGCTGATCCGCCTGCGCCTGCCGGGCGTACGGCTCCAGCGGGAGGTCGAGGCCCAGTTCACGCACATCACGAACGCGGTCTTCGACCGTCTCGAACCCTCCCTGCGGCACTCCTTCGAGCGGCGCGAGGAGAACAGCCGTCAGGCCGTCGTGGACGCGGTGGCCGACACCTTCGCGAAGGGCGACCTCTCCGACGACGCGCTCTTCGCGACGGACGTACGCGCCCCCGAACTCGTCCGCCACCTCGTCACCACGACGACTCCCCCGCCCGGTCTGGACGCCGAGGAGACCCGCCTCTACGAGCTGCTCCTGGCGGAGTGCGCCGAGTACTACGTACGGATCGTGCGTGGCCTGCCCGTCTTCGAGGAACGCGCGGTGGCCGAGCTCCTGGCCCGTACGGCGACGGTGGGCGCGGAGATCGCCCGCGTTCTCGAACGCCTCCCGGACCGCTCGCACTTCGCCCCCGAGGGCACGGACCTGGACGCCGCCTTCCGCCGCGAGTACCTCGCCCTGCTGAGCCGCGACCTGGACGAGGTGGAGATGTTCCGCCGCGTCCCCGGCCAGGACTCCCCACCGCGCGTGCCGCTGTCCGTCGCGTACATGAGCCTGCGCACGCGCGGCGAGGAGGGCCCCGCACGCACTCGTCGGCGCCCCTCCGTCGCCGGACGGCTCGACATGGGGCAGTGGGAGGCGGCGGCCGAAGCCCGTTCGCTGCGCGTCGAGAGCGCGCTGAGCACCCGCGCCCGCGTCCTGCTGCGCGGCGAAGCCGGTACGGGCAAGACGACGCTCCTGCGCTGGCTCGCCGTCACCGCCGCGCGCGGCGCCTTCACGGGCGAGCTGAGCGAGTGGAACGGCCTGACGCCGGTCCTCGTGAAGCTCCGCGAGTACGGCGGGGGCAGGCCCCCACTGCCGGAACGGATGCTCGACGGCGTGGCCGGGATGATCACCGGGATCATGCCCCGGGGCTGGGCGGAACGCGAACTCTCCGCCGGTCGGGTGCTGTTGATGGTCGACGGCATCGACGAGCTGGTGGCCGGGGAACGCCCGGCGGTACGGGACTGGCTGCGCCGCCTGCTCGGCGTGTACCCGGACATCCGCGTCGTCGTCACCTCGCGCCCGGCCGCGGCCCGCGCGGGCTGGCTCACCGCCGAGGGCTTCACGCCCCTCCACCTCGACCGCATGTCCCCCTCCGACCTCGCCGGCTTCGTCCGCCGCTGGCACCAGGCGGTGCGGGCTTCCGGCAGCGCACTGCCGTGCGCGCCGGAGGAACTCCCCGAGTACGAGGAGGCATTGCTCACCGCGCTCAAGGACCGCGCCCACCTCCAGGCCCTCGCGGGAACCCCGCTCCTGGCCGCGATGCTGTGCGCGATGCACCTCGCCCAGGGCCGTCGGCTCCCGCAGAACCGGATGGAGTTGTACCGGAACGCCCTCAACACCCTCGTCCACGAGCGCGACGCGGACCGCGGCATCCCCAGCGCGGCCGACACCCGCCTCACCTTGGACGACAAACTCGTCCTCCTCCGCGACCTCGCCTGGCGCCTCTCGGACAACAACCGCAGCGAGATCGACGTGCCGCGCGCCGCCGCCTGGATGGACCAGCGCCTGCGCACGATGCGGCACGTGGCGGACCTGAGCGGCGCGGCTGTCCTCGACCAGCTCCGCCACCGCTCCGGCCTCCTGCGCGACCCCGCCGAGGACCGCATCGACTTCGTCCACCGCACCTTCCAGGAGTACCTGGCGGCGGCGGAGGCGGTCGACGCCGACCGCGTCGGCAACCTGGTGGGCCGCGCCCACCTCGACCTGTGGCGCGAGACGATCGTCCTGGCCGCGGGGCACGCGCAGACGCGACAGCGCGAGGAATTGCTGAACGGGATTCTCGACCGGGCCGACGCGGAGCGGAAGTACGCGCGGAAGCTGCGGCTGGTGGCGGCCTCGTGCCAGGAGACGTGCACGTCACTACCGGTGGGCGTCGCGGAACGGGTCGACGCGGCGATCGACAGGCTCCTCCCGCCCCGCCGCTCGACGGACCCGGCGGCCCTGGCGGCGGTGGGGCCGAGCCTCCTGCGGAAACTGCCGAGGGCGCTGGAGGGACTGAGCCCAACGGTGGCAGCGCGGACGGTGGAGACCGTGGCACTGATCGGCGGGGAGGAGGCGCTGGGGATGCTGGCGACGCACGCGGTGCGCGCGGACACGAAGACTGTCGACGCCCTCGTCGAGGCATGGTCCTACTTCCCGGCCGAGCGCTACGCACGCGACGTGCTGGCGGTCATGACCCTGGAATCCGTCTTCGTGGTCCTCAAGCACGCCGGGCAGGTACGCGCGGGGAGGACCGTGCCCGGGATCACGGATGTCGGGATCCCCCAACGCCCCGCGGAGCACAAGGGCGTCTTCCAGGAGATCGCGGCCTACCCCAACCTGGCCCGCCTGTCTGTGTATCTGCGGTCGGACGACACGCTGCGCGCCCTGACCCGTACACCGATGCCCCGGCTCACGACGCTCTCGGTCCGCAGCACCCAAGGGGCGACCACGGTCCCCGACCTGAGTGCCTTCGCCGCTCTCGAAGCATTCGTCCTCGGCGGATTCGACGTGAGCGCGTGGCGGAGCGGTGCGCTGGGCACCCCGCCGGAGCTGTGGCACCTGATGCTGAGCGGTTGCACCCTCGACTCCACCGCCCCCTTCCCCTTCTCCTCCCTCCCGTCCCTCACCCACGTGACCCTGGACGACTGCCGCCGGACCGACGGCACTCCCCTCACGGAACTCAGCCTTCCCGGCATCGTCGTCATGTCGCGGGACTGACGCGTCCCGCCCTCACACCACCCCCGCTCCCATCCACACCCCCACCACCGTCACCGCCGCGTTGAAGGAGGATGCCGCCGAGACCACGACGCCGCCGCCCGCCATCAGCACCGCCCACCCCACCGGCCCCCACAGCGCCCCCGTCCAGCGCGCCACCGGCGCCGGGGCGAGCAGCGCCGCCACGCGCCGGGGCACCGGGCCCGGCGCGGCGAAGGCAGGGAGGAGGCCCGCGCTGTCGTCGCGCCCCCGCGAGGAGAGCGCCGCGCGGCCCACCGCCCGCGCCGTCACCCGCCGGTCCCCCACGACCCGGGCCGCCTCCTCGTCCGCCCACCGCTCGGCGCCGTACGCGAGCGCGCCGACGAGCGGGCGCAGCAAGGGGTTCGCGCACGCCGCGAGGCGCGCCACGAGGAGGAGGCCGTGGTGCCGGCCCGCGAGGTGGGCGCGCTCGTGGGCGAGCACGGCCGCGTACTCGCGCTCCGTCAGGCACTCCCGCATCCCGCGCGAGACCACGACGAGCGCGGGGCGGCCCGGCAGGGCGTACGCGTACGGGGAGGGGTCGGGCAGGACGGCCACGTCGCCCCCGTCCCGTACCGCCGAGGCCGCGCGCCGCGCCGCGACCCGCGCCGTGCGGTGCCGCGCGCCCGTGCGGACGCACGCGAGGAGCGCCACGAGCAGCGCGGCCAGCGAGGCGAAGCCCGTCACCTCGTCCCACGGCACGGCGGCCCGGACCTCCGGGTCCGCCCAGGTGTCCGGGAGGGGGTTGTGCGGGATGCGGGCCGTGCCGACGACGCCGAAGAGGCCGAGGCACACGGTGCTGCACAGGGCGAGGACGACGGCGAGCGCGGTGAGGAGGAGGGTCGCGGTGCGCGGGTGGAGGTGGCGCACCGCGAGGCGGCCGACCGGCAGCGCGGTCAGCGGGACGACGAACGGCAGGAAGACGACGTACTCCACGTACCTCAGCCCCCTCCGGAGCCCCCGGCCCCGCCACCCCCGAGCGGGCCGCCCGGCCCGCCGCCTTCGAGCGGGCCCTCCGGGCCGCCTCCCGCGAGCAGCTCGCGCACGAGGCGTTCGTCCTCCGCCGAGAGCGAGGTGACGAAGCTCGTGAGGACCGCGTCGCGGTCGTGCTCGCCGTCGAGCAGCCGCCGCATCCGCAGGGCCGCGAGCCCCGCCTCGTCGGCGACGGCGCTCCACAGGAAGGAGCGGCCCCGGCGCTCCCTGGTCACGGCGTCCTTGGAACGGAGCCGCGTCAGGATCGTCATGACAGTCGTGTACGCGAGTTCCCCACCGACGTGTTCGCGCACCCACCCGGCGGGTACGGGTCCGGGGGCGGAGTGGAGCACCGCGAGCACCCTGGCCTCCAGTTCGCCCTGTCCACGCCGTCGGCCGCCGTTCCGCTCGGTCCCGCTCACGCCCGCACCTCCTCGCACCCGCCCGCTCGCACCGGGTCCCGATCGTACCGAGCCGCGGCACCGGGCCCCGTCACCAACTTCTACAGTCCTGTAGTTTTCAGAACGAGGCAGTTTTCGGAACGAGTCACAACCGGCAGCACCCCCGAGACCAAGGAGCGAACACCATGGGAGTCACGCTGGCCAAGGGCGGCAACGTCTCACTGTCGAAGGAGGCCCCCGGGCTCACGTCGATCACGGTCGGACTGGGCTGGGACGTCCGGACCACGACGGGCAGCGACTACGACCTCGACGCGAGCGCGCTGCTCTGCTCGGCGGCCGGGAAGGTCGTCTCGGACGCGCACTTCGTCTTCTACAACAACCTGACCAGCCCGGACGGCTCCGTCCGCCACACCGGCGACAACCTGACGGGCGAGGGCGAGGGCGACGACGAGTCGATCGAGATCGACCTCGCCCAGGTCCCCGCCGACGTCGACAAGATCGTTTTCCCGGTGTCGATCCACGAGGCGGAGTCGCGCGGCCAGAGCTTCGGCCAGGTCCGCAACGCCTTCATCCGCGTCGTGAACCGCGAGGGCGGCACCGAACTGGCGCGATACGACCTCTCCGAGGACGCGTCGACCGAGACCGCGATGGTCTTCGGGGAGGTCTACCGGCACGGCACGGAGTGGAAGTTCCGCGCGGTCGGCCAGGGCTACGCCTCCGGGCTCGCGGGCATCGCCTCGGACTTCGGCGTCAACGTCTGAGCGGGGCGCGCGGAACGGGTACGGGCCGGGGGCCGGGTCGCCGTGACGGCGGCCCGGCCCCCGGCCCGTGACGCGGCGGCCCTGCGGGCGCCGGGAGGTCTCAGAGGTCGAACTCGTGCGGCGGCAGGCCCAGCGCGAAGCACGCCTCGCGCACGACGCCCTGCTCGTCCTTGTCGAAGTCGCCGTCGGCGCCGCCGATGACGATGCCGATCTGGATGACCGCGCGGGCCTCGGCGGGCTTCTTCTTGGCCTTGGCGATCTCCTGGAGGACACCGACCTTGCCGAAGTCGAAGTCGCTCGTGAGCTTGTCGAGATTGGCCTCGAAGCGGCGGCGCAGGTCGTCGGCGGGGAAGTTCTGGAGGACCTCGTTGGAGGTGATGAGCTGCGCGACCCGCTGCCGCTCGGAGGGGTCGACACTGCCGTCGGCCGCCGCCACGAGCGCGCACATCGCCATGCTCGCGTCGCGGAAGGCACCGCTCTTGAGGTCGTTCTTCTTCGCGACGAGCTGTCCCTGCATCGTCTGCGCGGAATCCTTGATGCGATCCCAGAGCGCCATGAGAACTCCGTCTCTCGTAAATCCCGGCCCGCCGGGCACGGCGGACCGACCACGGGCAGCCGCGCTGGACCCCCGTACTTCTACAGTGCTGTAGAAGCTACCAGTCGCGCCCCGGCACCCTTCCCAACGGACGGTCCGGCGGAAAAGATCCCGCCAGTCCCGCACGTCACACGGAGCGGCGGGGGCGGGGAACGGGCGAGGGCCCGCCTCCCCCCGCGCGTGTGCGGGGGGAGGCGGGCCCTCGTCGGTCCCGTCCGGGGGCGGCGGTCAGCCGTTGGCGGCGCCGTTGCCCGAGAGGACCGGGATGTCCTCCAGGAGGTGCGACAGCGGCTCGTCGCCCTTCGCCTGGGTGGAGTTCTCGGTGCACTGCTGGTTCTGGGGCGAGGACAGGACGTTGACGTCCTGGACCGCGATCGGCACGAGGCCGACGAGGGAACCGGCGTTGACCTTGGCGGGCAGGCCGATGCAGGGCTTGTTGAGCGAGCCCTGCACGAGCGCGAGCTGCGGGCTCATGTTCCCGTACGTCGCCTGGTTGCCGTACGCCTGCTGGGCGCCGTTGCCCGAGACGGAGGTCGTGCCACCGTCGTCGCCGAGCGCCATGGCGGGAGCGGCACCCGCACCCGCGACCGTGACGGCGACCGCGGCGGCGGCCCACAGCTTCTTCATGACTGTCCCCTTTCGGAAAGCGGACCCCGAGACAGGATCACCAGCCACCCCAACCGCCCCACCCCGTCCGGAGTTGCGCCGCGCGCCCGCATGACACCCGATCAGCTCACACGCCGCCCGCCCACAGGGGCCGCCGCTTGTCCGGCGTCCGCCGGGGAGCCGGTCGCCAGCCGGGGAGGCGATCGTCCGCCGGATAGCCGGTCGTCCGCCGGATAGCCCGTCGTCCGCCGGATGTCCGGTCGCCGGCCGGGGATCGGCGTTTACCACGGACCAGTGCCCCCTGGGGGCGGCGCCCGCGCAGTGTGCCCGTACGTGGGAGCGCGCGAGGGGGCGCAAGGCGCACGAATCCCTCATTCGCCCCCACACCGTGCGGTGAACGGGGGACCCTGGGGTGTGACGGCCTGAGCACGGGGCACGTCTGGCGACGATGAGGAAGCATGACGGAACCTGAACCCAGAGGCGGCGGCTGGAAGCGACAGGGCTTCATCCCCGTCAGCCGCCAGTCCTCCGAACAGCCCGCCACCCCCTACCCCGCGCCGCCCCCGCGCGCCGCCGCCCCGCCTCCCGCGCCGCCCCCGCCCGCGGACCCGGCGGCCCCCGATCCCTCGTACGAACCGGTCTTCGCGCGGCTGTGGCAGCGCTGGACCACCGAGGGCCGTACGGTGCCCGGCGAGCCCGACCCGGAGTGGGCCGCGCTCACCCGCCGCAGCCCCTGGCCGCGCTGAGGAACGGCCCCGGACGCGGCGAGGGCCGCCCTCCCCGGCGGGGAAGGCGGCCCTCGGTGCGCCGCGCGAGCGGCGCGCGGCGGCTCAGCTGTTGCCGGCGCCGTTGCCGGACAGGACCGGGATGTCGTCCAGGATGTGCGACAGCGGCTCGTCGCCCTTCGCCTGGGTCGAGTTCTCGGTGCACTGCTGGTTCTGCGGCGAGGACAGGACGTTGACGTCCTGGACCGCGATCGGCACCAGGCCGACGAGCGAACCGGCGTTGACCTTGGCGGGCAGGCCGATGCAGGGCTTGTTGAGCGAGCCCTGCACGAGCGCCAGCTGCGGGCTCATGTTGCCGTAGGTGGCCTGGTTGCCGTACGCCTGCTGCGCGCCGTTGCCGGAGACCGAGGTCGTGCCACCGTCGTTGGCGATCGCCATGGCGGGGGCGGCGACAGCGGCGCTCACGCCGACGACCGAAGCGGCGACGGCCGCGACAGACATGACCTTCTTGATCATGAGTGATCCTTTCGAGTACGGGCCCCGTCCCGGAGCACGCTGGTCAACTGACCGGCCGCGCTCGGGATGCGGGCGTTCACTCCAATGGCCCACGGATTCATCACACCGCTGTCACCGGGCGAAACACCCGTACGGCCTTCGCACGGGGTCAGCCGCCGCGGTTGTTGCGGGTGGGCCGGTTGGGGCGGCGGTGGAGGTGGAGGAAGGAGAGCCGGGTCAGGGTCTCGACGGAGCGCTCGCGGTCGCCTGCCGTGCCGACCGGCAGCGTCCGCGTGCGGCCCCGTGCCCGGACGGCGGCCTCCTGTTCCTGGAAGAGGTCGGCGTCCTCGGGCGCGACGCGCCACGTGAGCCGCCCGGCGGCCGTGTCCACGTGGACGGGTGACCAGCCGTCCGGACCGGGGGCGCCGACGCTCCCGGCGTGCAGGCGCAGGACGTAGGCGATGAGCCCGGCGCGCTCGCGCTGGGCCGCGTCGAGTTCGGCGTGCACCTCGGCGAGCCGGTCGACGAGGCGCAGTTCGCGCGCGCTCCAGGAGCGGGAACGTGAGCGGCGCGGGCCGCGGGCGGGGGTGGAGGCGTCGGCGGCGGTGGCGAGCGGAGGGGCGGGCCGGGGGGCCTTCGCGGGCTTGGTGGGCTTTCCGGGCCTGGCGGACCCGGCGGGCTTGCCGCCCTTGGCGGGGTGCTTCGCCGTCGCGGCGGGCTTGGCCGGGCCCGTGGACCTGGCGGGACCGGTGGGCCTGGCGGCTCCGGCCGCCTTGGCCGGACCGGCGGCCTTCGCGGGCTTGGCGGGGCGGGCGGCCTTGGGGGGCTTCGTCGCGGTACCGGCTCTGCCCCCGGCCCCCTTTCTCTCCACGGCGGTGCGCGTAGCCATCACGGATTCCTCCCTGGGCGGTGAACACAAAACGGGAACTGCCGTGAATTCGGCGGGCGAAGAACGCGGGCCACATCAAGGCAGTTGAGATGATAAACAGCGCTTCGCGGAAGAAATCGTGCCCACCACGCCGGTTCTTCTCAGAAATTCTTGCGAAACCGTACGAATCCGGGGGCACGGAGACGCTGAACGGGTGAAGGGGGGCGAGGGGGCGAAACCGATGGACGGTACGGCAGTTTGCCAGGAAGCAGCCGGCTGCCGCGTTCCGCGCCGACAGTCGCTGCGTACGCGCACGCTCCGTATCGCCCGTCGCCGCCCGCCCTTCCCGGGGCCGCCCCGAACGTCCCGGGGACAGCGTGCGGCGGCATCGAAAGGTTGGACATGATCAAGAAGTTCGCGGCCGCCGCCGCGCTCACCGCGGGTGTCGTCGCCCTCGGCGCCCCGCAGGCCCTCGCCCTCGCCGACGACGGCGGCACCACGTCGGTCTCCGGCAACGGCGCCAAGCAGTCGTACGGCAACCAGGCCACCTTCGGCGACCAGAGCCCGCAGCTCAGCCTGGTCCAGGGCTCGCTCAACAAGCCCTGCATCGGCCTCCCGGTCAAGGGCAACGTCGGCTCGCTCGTCGGCCTCGTGCCCGTCGCGGTCCAGGACGTCAACGTCCTGTCCTCGCCGCAGAACCAGCAGTGCACCGAGAACTCGACCCAGGCGAAGGGCGACGAGCCGCTGTCGCACATCCTGGACGACATCCCGGTCCTCTCGGGCAACGGCGCCGCCAACGGCTGACCGCCGCCCCCGGCGTCCCGGCGTCGAAGCGCCCCGCTCGTACGCGTCCCACCCAGGGACGCGTTACCGGCGGGGCGCGGCCGTGTGTGCGGGCGGGGCGGGGTCGTGTGTGCGGCGGGGGCGTGTGTGCGGGCGGGGTGCGGCCGTGTGCGGGACAGCGCGTCGGGGCGCGGGAGGGAGCAGTCGGGCTCGGCGGGGGCGCGGCCGGGAATTCGGCGCGGCGGATTTTCCGCACGGAATAAACGAACCTCTCTGCGAAATAACAGAGCGTCACCTTCCCCGCCTTAGGCGGGGTTTTTGTTT comes from Streptomyces sp. Tu6071 and encodes:
- a CDS encoding rodlin, coding for MIKKFAAAAALTAGVVALGAPQALALADDGGTTSVSGNGAKQSYGNQATFGDQSPQLSLVQGSLNKPCIGLPVKGNVGSLVGLVPVAVQDVNVLSSPQNQQCTENSTQAKGDEPLSHILDDIPVLSGNGAANG